The Candidozyma auris chromosome 1, complete sequence genome includes a region encoding these proteins:
- the HAL22 gene encoding 3'(2'),5'-bisphosphate nucleotidase yields the protein MVSSEHPYAKELRIASLAVKRASVLTKSLSDTLVETSKTGTQIKDDKSPVTVGDYASQALINHAIKINFPGDHIVGEEDSSTLKDGSEEANALSKRILDILSEAQQRTSRSTEDLGELKFLNEVYESIDLGNYEGGSKGRFWALDPIDGTKGFLRGDQFAVCLALIEDGKVVLGVIGCPNLPEFISSNENQSGKKGGLFSAVKGVGAFYTPLFETEDFTPLKDQQIIKMTSETSPATLKVVEGVEKGHSSHSTQSQIKDKLGFSTTTVAKQTINLDSQVKYCVLAKGQADIYLRLPVSDTYREKIWDHAAGNILLYESGGQVGDINGEPLDFGKGRLLHSKGVIAANKAVFPKVIEAVKSVLSDSN from the coding sequence ATGGTGTCATCAGAGCACCCGTACGCGAAGGAATTGAGAATTGCCTCGCTAGCTGTGAAAAGAGCTTCCGTGCTCACCAAAAGTCTTAGCGACACTTTAGTTGAAACCTCCAAGACTGGCACTCAAATCAAGGATGATAAGTCCCCTGTTACGGTAGGCGATTATGCCTCGCAAGCTTTGATAAATCATgccatcaaaatcaactttCCGGGTGATCACATTGTGGGAGAAGAGGACTCCCTGACATTGAAGGATGGGTCAGAGGAGGCCAATGCACTTAGTAAGAGGATCTTGGACATTCTCAGTGAGGCCCAGCAGAGAACCTCAAGGTCAACAGAAGACCTTGGAGAgctcaaatttttgaatgAAGTTTACGAAAGCATCGATCTTGGTAATTATGAGGGAGGATCTAAGGGTCGTTTTTGGGCTCTTGACCCAATTGACGGTACCAAGGGTTTCTTGAGAGGCGACCAGTTTGCTGTGTGTCTCGCCCTCattgaagatggcaagGTCGTTCTCGGGGTCATTGGCTGTCCCAATTTGCCTGAGTTCATTTCACTGAATGAAAACCAATCAGGTAAAAAAGGAGGTCTTTTTTCAGCTGTAAAAGGTGTTGGCGCTTTTTACACTCCTCTTTTCGAGACGGAAGATTTCACGCCTCTCAAGGATCAACAGATCATCAAAATGACCAGTGAAACATCACCTGCTACATTGAAGGTCGTTGAGGGTGTTGAGAAGGGCCACTCTTCTCACTCGACGCAATCTCAAATCAAGGATAAGTTGGGCTTCAGTACTACCACTGTAGCTAAGCAGACTATAAATCTAGATTCTCAAGTGAAATACTGTGTTCTAGCAAAGGGGCAAGCGGATATTTATTTGCGCTTACCTGTCAGTGACACATACAGAGAAAAAATATGGGATCACGCCGCTGGTAACATACTACTCTATGAGAGTGGTGGACAAGTTGGCGACATAAACGGCGAGCCACTTGACTTTGGGAAAGGTAGACTCTTACATTCAAAGGGTGTAATTGCTGCCAATAAGGCAGTCTTTCCAAAAGTTATTGAGGCAGTGAAACTGGTTTTGAGCGACAGTAATTAG
- the HEX3 gene encoding SUMO-targeted ubiquitin ligase complex subunit SLX5: MARHPSSVIEVESDGEQAVESSSSERPRCDGVIEVLSDASQSDDELEIVSESAATFAEGNDDDIQITGHNRMQPPEFQYPGAPMELLPVTDQPDDTSSSSFSSPIPQPSQRRQFGAMRRTMRMRQQQQQQQQQQRRPRQGTADRQSLSDLLELTRFSVPFSFFDLNQEQQRALYEYFHEQDSPNEISSAIMARLEREDESALDRKIENEKIFNRKVLQKKRKEAKEKDNMHTTNITPEENLLCELCGIQLGEGIPQTFKANPNLADNFEKYATEFEINAPWFCVRQISEVDRTLSKQVFAAKCGHVFCGRCIKNIGNRPPGRRTKKQDREVSIDNPLISAPRKCPAEGCSHQFLRRKRAFTELFL, from the coding sequence ATGGCAAGGCACCCTTCGAGCGTCATAGAAGTTGAAAGCGACGGGGAACAAGCAGTGGAACTGAGCTCAAGCGAGCGCCCACGCTGTGATGGCGTGATAGAGGTTCTAAGTGACGCTAGTCAGTCCGATGATGAGTTAGAAATCGTTAGTGAAAGCGCTGCCACGTTTGCGGAAGGCAACGATGACGACATTCAAATAACAGGCCACAATAGGATGCAACCACCAGAGTTTCAATACCCAGGAGCACCCATGGAACTCTTACCAGTGACGGATCAACCGGATGATACCTCTAGCTCTTCCTTCAGCTCCCCTATTCCTCAGCCAAGTCAGAGGCGACAATTTGGTGCTATGAGACGCACAATGAGAATGagacaacaacaacaacaacaacaacaacaacaacgacGGCCACGACAAGGGACAGCGGACAGACAACTGCTTTCGGACTTGTTAGAGTTGACAAGGTTCAGTGTTCCTTTCAGTTTCTTCGACTTAAATCAAGAACAGCAACGCGCCCTTTACGAATACTTTCATGAGCAGGATTCCCCGAATGAGATATCAAGTGCAATCATGGCTAGACTCGAAAGAGAGGATGAGCTGGCTCTTGACCGCAAGATTGAAAACGAGAAAATCTTTAATCGAAAagtgcttcaaaagaagagaaaggaagcgaaagaaaaagataaTATGCATACGACGAATATCACTCCTGAGGAAAATCTTCTTTGTGAACTATGCGGTATTCAGTTGGGTGAAGGTATCCCTCAGACTTTTAAAGCAAACCCAAACCTTGCTGATAACTTTGAGAAATATGCCACGGAGTTTGAAATAAATGCGCCCTGGTTCTGCGTTAGACAAATTCTGGAGGTGGATCGAACGCTTTCCAAGCAAGTGtttgctgcaaaatgtggACATGTTTTTTGTGGAAGGTgcatcaagaacattgGCAATCGACCACCAGGTCGTCGTACCAAAAAGCAGGATAGGGAAGTATCAATAGACAACCCTCTCATCAGTGCTCCTCGCAAATGTCCTGCTGAGGGATGTTCTCATCAATTCCTACGCAGAAAACGTGCGTTTACGGAGCTCTTCCTATGA
- a CDS encoding Imp2'p, which produces MSSRQSRLEAEKLAIIQKSMSRGRSRSPSNSNSRSSSTSNDDFNNKDMKWSITNHDPSERLRDPSKSQEEEDAANALWDNEVSEEEHISDDDENEKFQYDGTGNILPNYACQDEKISEISTILQNSNLNDRQTIKKLEELTATERAVANAKNIGSAVDDDIVEKLTQNKHALTGKDGLDLYNSDQDAESRRQKLETYQAYRRKIIDQENEQLRGPHQVGSPTGKKDNGHESGEGTDGEDFLAPYTSAVEDKLDSEFASQLNETIKEGEIDSNIQHSRVIQTITRGSFFQLINPKVKPKMFLLCMDFSPESIFALEWSLGTVLVDGSVLFIVCVIEDNDTNHNLKGNSPNERETARLNMLNRAKQQVLNLLKLTKLQIHIVIEIIHHPIPRHLILEFIDNLQPTLVVVGSKGSSAIKGVLLGSLSNYLVTKSTVPVMVVREKLKKINRFKNGSSIFSNNIKPLTLSEARVD; this is translated from the coding sequence ATGTCCAGTCGTCAATCGAGGTTGGAGGCAGAGAAATTGGCAATCATCCAGAAATCCATGTCCAGGGGACGCTCCAGATCCCCTTCTAATAGCAATAGCAGGTCGTCGTCCACTCTGAATgacgacttcaacaataaAGATATGAAGTGGTCGATCACCAACCACGATCCTCTGGAAAGGTTGCGAGACCCAAGCAAATCAcaggaagaggaggacGCAGCCAATGCCCTCTGGGACAACGAGGTGTCTGAGGAGGAGCACATTagtgacgatgatgagaatgagAAGTTTCAATATGACGGCACGGGAAACATTTTGCCGAACTACGCATGTCAAGATGAAAAGATCCTGGAGATCTCAACGATTTTACAGAATTCGAACTTGAACGACAGACAAAcgatcaagaagctcgaggagTTGACTGCCACGGAGCGGGCAGTGGCTAATGCCAAGAACATCGGCAGCGCCGTAGACGATGATATCGTTGAGAAACTCACGCAAAACAAGCATGCTCTCACGGGAAAGGACGGCTTGGACCTCTACAACTCCGACCAGGATGCGGAGTCCAGAAGACAAAAGTTGGAAACGTACCAGGCGTACAGACGAAAGATCATTGACCAAGAGAATGAGCAGTTAAGGGGCCCTCATCAGGTCGGCTCTCCTACCGGCAAAAAAGACAACGGGCATGAGTCAGGAGAAGGCACAGATGGCGAGGACTTTTTGGCTCCCTACACTTCTGCCGTAGAGGACAAGTTAGACTCTGAGTTTGCATCTCAGTTGAATGAGAccatcaaagaaggagaaatcGACTCCAACATTCAACACTCTAGGGTCATTCAAACGATCACACGTGGTAGCTTCTTCCAGCTTATCAACCCCAAGGTCAAGCCAAAgatgtttcttctctgtatGGACTTCAGTCCAGAGTCAATCTTTGCACTTGAGTGGAGCTTAGGCACGGTTCTAGTTGATGGCTCTGTACTTTTTATCGTGTGTGTCATTGAGGACAACGATACTAATCACAACTTAAAAGGCAACTCTCCCAATGAACGAGAAACTGCTAGACTCAATATGCTTAATCGTGCTAAGCAACAAGTCTTGAACTTATTGAAGCTTACGAAGCTTCAAATCCACATTGTTATTGAAATCATCCATCACCCTATTCCACGCCACCTCATTTTGGAGTTCATCGATAACCTTCAGCCCACATTGGTGGTTGTGGGCTCCAAAGGTCTGAGTGCTATCAAGGGTGTTTTGCTAGGCTCTTTGTCTAACTACTTAGTCACAAAGTCTACGGTGCCAGTAATGGTCGTGAgagagaaattgaagaagatcaacagGTTTAAGAACGGCTCTTCCAttttctccaacaacaTCAAACCATTGACATTGTCCGAAGCCAGAGTAGATTAG
- the GUT2 gene encoding glycerol-3-phosphate dehydrogenase, with amino-acid sequence MSRFFKSTFFKTAAASASVVGAGVVYLDFVKSPNPSNFKNSYEPLRKKLDTPPTREQLLDNVKKTAKFDVLVVGGGATGTGTAVDAATRGLNVCLLERDDFASGTSSKSTKMAHGGVRYLEKAIFQLSKDQLDLVIEALNERGNMLRTAPHLCSVLPIMIPVYKWWQVPYFFIGCKMYDWFAGHQNLRSSTIFSAETFSAIAPMIDTANIKAACVYHDGTFNDARFNATLAVTAVDHGATVLNYMEVKQLLKEDGKLVGALAVDRETGEEYKIKATATVNATGPFADKLLEMDEDPQGLPPKQEQPPKMVVPSSGVHVVLPEYYGPASMGLLDPATADGRVMFFLPWQGKVLAGTTDTPLKKVPNNPVPTEEEITDILQELQKYIVFPVNREDVLSAWSGIRPLVQDPSKIPKGKDAKSGTQGLVRSHLVTISESGLVTISGGKWTTYREMAQETVDTLVKKFDFGGKNLKPCQTNNILLAGGEDYSKNYSARLIHEYKIPLKLAKHLSHNYGSRAALILELYQQNDYNKLPITLAATHEYIPKEDSNSDGTILSYQSFDEPFTVAELKYSLKYEYIRHPLDFLARRTRLAFLNAREALSAVDGVVSIMKNEFNWDDATTKRMSDEAKEYISSMGISSQKFNVSDFVVQ; translated from the coding sequence ATGTCTCGCTTTTTTAAGTCCACATTCTTTAAAACGGCCGCTGCTTCTGCCTCGGTAGTCGGTGCCGGTGTCGTTTatcttgactttgtcaagtCCCCAAACCCttcaaacttcaagaactcctATGAGCCTCTCcgcaagaagctcgataCGCCTCCAACCAGAGAGCAACTCTTGGACaacgtgaagaagaccgCCAAGTTCGACGTGTTGGTGGTTGGCGGTGGTGCTACCGGTACCGGTACCGCCGTGGACGCTGCTACCCGTGGGCTTAATGTGTGTCTCTTGGAGAGAGACGACTTTGCCTCGGGAACATCGTCAAAGTCCACCAAGATGGCCCACGGTGGTGTCAGATACTTGGAAAAGGCTATTTTCCAGCTTTCCAAGGACCAGTTGGACTTGGTCATCGAGGCCTTGAACGAGAGAGGCAACATGCTCAGAACCGCTCCTCACTTGTGTTCGGTGCTTCCTATTATGATTCCCGTTTACAAGTGGTGGCAGGTGCCTTatttcttcattggctgcaaaatgtaCGATTGGTTTGCCGGCCATCAGAACTTGAGATCCTCCACGATCTTCTCTGCCGAGACTTTCAGTGCTATTGCTCCAATGATAGATACCGCCAACATCAAGGCTGCTTGTGTGTACCACGATGGTACTTTCAACGATGCTAGGTTCAACGCTACCTTGGCCGTGACCGCGGTCGACCACGGTGCGACTGTCTTGAACTACATGGAAGTCAAGCAGTTGCTCAAGGAAGATGGTAAGTTGGTGGGTGCTCTTGCTGTTGATCGTGAAACTGGTGAGGAATACAAAATCAAGGCTACCGCCACTGTCAATGCTACTGGTCCTTTCGCTGATAAGCTTTTGGAGATGGATGAAGACCCTCAAGGTTTGCCTCCAAAGCAAGAGCAGCCTCCAAAGATGGTCGTTCCTTCCTCTGGTGTCCACGTTGTTTTGCCTGAATATTACGGCCCTGCCTCCATGGGTTTGTTGGACCCTGCCACTGCTGATGGTAGAGTcatgttcttcttgccatGGCAAGGTAAGGTTCTCGCTGGTACTACTGACACtccattgaagaaggttcCAAACAACCCAGTGCcaactgaagaagaaatcacgGATATTTTGCAGGAATTGCAGAAGTACATTGTTTTCCCTGTCAACAGAGAAGATGTCTTGTCTGCCTGGTCTGGTATCAGACCATTGGTCCAGGACCCATCGAAGATTCCAAAGGGCAAGGACGCAAAATCTGGTACCCAGGGCTTGGTTCGTTCTCATTTGGTCACAATCTCTGAATCTGGCTTGGTTACCATCTCTGGTGGTAAGTGGACTACTTACAGAGAGATGGCACAGGAAACCGTCGACACTTTAGTAAAGAAGTTCGACTTTGGTggcaagaacttgaaacCATGTCAAACTAACAACATCTTGCTCGCTGGTGGTGAGGACTACTCCAAGAACTACTCTGCTCGTTTGATCCACGAATACAAGATCCCAttgaagttggccaaaCACTTGAGTCATAACTACGGATCTCGTGCTGCCCTCATCTTGGAGTTGTACCAGCAGAATGACTACAACAAGTTGCCAATTACCTTGGCTGCCACCCATGAATATATTCCAAAGGAAGACTCGAACTCTGATGGCACAATCTTGTCTTACCAGTCTTTCGACGAGCCCTTCACAGTTGCTGAGTTGAAGTACTCTTTGAAGTACGAGTACATCAGACACCCACTCGATTTCTTGGCTAGAAGAACCAGATTGGCTTTCTTGAATGCCAGAGAGGCGTTGAGTGCCGTGGATGGTGTTGTTTCCATCATGAAGAACGAGTTCAACTGGGACGACGCAACCACCAAGAGGATGTCCGACGAGGCAAAAGAGTACATCAGCCTGATGGGTATCTCCTCTCAAAAGTTCAACGTGTCCGACTTTGTTGTCCAATAA
- a CDS encoding tyrosine--tRNA ligase MSY1, whose product MLRLLHRTSLCLVTSRVRQPGSLAKVCWSLGGRRFRSGVPTVERPPETISIVPSVAELTKSEFIQQDREGSLVAHLLNRGLVESLTSDDLYKLTESNEKKLKLYCGADPTAESLHLGNLLPLMILLHFLLRGFDVVGLVGGATGAVGDPSGRKTERTVIEKEQREANVKKIQKQMHTFLTKGILYAQSRQIKPPKLGEISSLNNASWWKSITFLDFLSTYGAHIRVSQMLARDSISSRLQSQQGIGFSEFAYQVLQAYDYWHLFKNEGVNIQLGGNDQWGNITAGVDFISRVQRHYGGVGEKGKELPAYGITAPLLTTSSGEKFGKSAGNAVFISSQLTTPFQLYQYFINAPDDLVSKLLKALTLLPLEAIEGVILKKHEEDPANRVAQRVLAREVVDMIHGPGVGDEMAYITSFLFPTPDQPFDDDITAEKLISKFKNSGILQRIELSSFPNPEDIKMSTLLSKILNKSKNETKNLIRGGGIYFGIDRDQFEDPEDVVLFDKDNHLIDGRLLLVRSGKQNYHVVEVVE is encoded by the coding sequence ATGCTAAGACTACTTCACAGAACGTCCCTTTGTCTCGTAACGAGTCGTGTTAGGCAGCCTGGATCATTGGCGAAAGTATGCTGGTCACTAGGTGGCAGAAGATTTAGGTCGGGCGTCCCTACCGTGGAACGTCCTCCAGAAACGATATCAATCGTGCCTTCGGTGGCAGAGCTCACGAAATCTGAATTCATTCAACAAGACAGAGAGGGATCATTGGTTGCTCATTTACTTAATAGAGGGCTCGTAGAATCGTTGACTAGTGAtgacttgtacaagttgaCTGAAAGcaacgagaagaagttgaaacTCTACTGCGGTGCTGATCCTACAGCCGAGTCGTTGCATTTGGGAAATTTGCTCCCATTGATGATCCTTCTCCACTTCCTTCTTAGAGGTTTCGATGTCGTTGGCCTAGTTGGGGGTGCCACGGGTGCAGTGGGTGACCCTAGTGGAAGAAAGACTGAGAGAACAGTGATAGAAAAAGAGCAGAGGGAAGCTAATGTAAAAAAGATACAGAAACAGATGCAtaccttcttgacaaaggGAATCTTGTATGCCCAATCTAGGCAAATAAAGCCTCCTAAGTTGGGTGAGATTTCCAGTCTTAACAATGCCAGCTGGTGGAAGTCGATCACATTCCTTGACTTCTTGTCCACTTACGGTGCTCATATCAGAGTTTCGCAGATGCTTGCAAGAGATTCGATTCTGTCACGGTTGCAGTCGCAACAAGGTATAGGTTTCAGTGAATTTGCATATCAGGTTTTACAGGCATACGATTATTGGCATTTATTCAAGAATGAGGGTGTGAATATCCAGCTTGGTGGCAATGACCAATGGGGTAACATAACTGCTGGTGTTGACTTCATCTCAAGAGTTCAGCGTCATTACGGTGGCGTTGGTGAGAAGGGCAAAGAATTGCCCGCCTATGGTATCACTGCTCCTTTGCTAACAACATCGTCGGGAGAAAAGTTCGGCAAGTCTGCTGGTAACGCTGTCTTCATAAGCAGTCAGCTCACGACTCCGTTTCAACTATATCAAtacttcatcaatgctCCAGACGATCTTGTGagcaagcttttgaaggcaCTTACATTGTTGCCTTTGGAGGCTATCGAAGGTgtcattttgaaaaagcatGAGGAGGATCCTGCAAACAGAGTGGCTCAGCGGGTGCTTGCAAGAGAGGTTGTTGACATGATTCATGGTCCTGGTGTGGGAGATGAGATGGCTTACATAACTAGCTTCCTATTCCCCACTCCAGATCAGCCTTTTGATGACGATATCACTGCCGAAAAGTTGATCTCAAAGTTTAAAAATTCGGGAATCTTACAAAGGATCGAGTTGAGCTCATTCCCAAACCCGGAGGATATAAAAATGAGCACATTACTCTCTAAAATCCTTAACAAATCAAAAAATGAGACCAAAAACTTAATCAGGGGGGGAGGTATTTACTTTGGTATCGACAGAGATCAGTTTGAAGATCCCGAGGATGTTGTTCTTTTCGACAAGGACAACCACTTAATTGATGGAAGACTTTTGCTTGTCAGATCTGGCAAACAAAATTATCATGTTGTCGAAGTGGTGGAGTAA
- the NOP1 gene encoding rRNA methyltransferase NOP1: MSFPQRGGRGGARGGARGGSRGGFAPRGGRGGARGGARGGARGGARGGARGGRGGARGGRGGARGGAKGGAKVVIEPHRHAGVFIARGKEDLLVTKNMAPGESVYGEKRIAIDEPAKEEGGAPTKIEYRVWNPFRSKLAAGIMGGIDELGIAPGKKVLYLGAASGTSVSHVSDVVGPEGLVYAVEFSHRPGRELISMAKKRPNVIPIIDDARHPQKYRMLIGMVDAVFADVAQPDQARIIALNSHLFLKDQGTVVISIKANCIDSTVDAETVFAREVQKLREERIKPLEQLTLEPYERDHCVVVGRYIRSGLKK, encoded by the coding sequence ATGTCTTTCCCCCAAAGAGGTGGTAGAGGTGGCGCACGTGGCGGCGCCAGAGGCGGTTCCAGAGGTGGTTTTGCTCCAAGAGGCGGCAGAGGCGGTGCTAGAGGTGGCGCTAGAGGTGGCGCTAGAGGTGGTGCCCGTGGTGGTGCTCGTGGTGGTCGTGGAGGCGCTAGAGGCGGCCGTGGTGGTGCCAGAGGTGGTGCTAAGGGCGGTGCTAAGGTCGTCATTGAACCTCACAGACACGCTGGTGTCTTCATTGCCAGGGGTAAGGAGGATTTGTTGGTCACCAAGAACATGGCCCCAGGTGAGTCTGTTTACGGTGAGAAGAGAATTGCCATTGACGAGCctgccaaagaagagggtGGTGCCCCAACCAAGATTGAGTACCGTGTGTGGAACCCTTTTAGATCTAAGTTGGCCGCTGGTATTATGGGTGGTATCGACGAGTTGGGCATTGCTCCTGGTAAGAAAGTTTTGTACTTGGGTGCTGCCTCAGGTACTTCCGTTTCCCACGTTTCTGATGTGGTTGGACCAGAAGGTTTGGTTTACGCTGTTGAGTTCTCTCACCGTCCCGGTAGAGAATTGATTTCCatggccaagaagagaccTAATGTCATCCCTATCATCGATGATGCTCGTCATCCTCAGAAATACCGTATGTTGATCGGTATGGTTGATGCTGTGTTCGCCGATGTGGCCCAGCCTGACCAGGCTCGTATTATTGCCTTGAATTCTCACTTGTTTTTAAAGGACCAGGGTACTGTTGTCATCTCCATCAAGGCAAACTGTATTGACTCTACTGTTGACGCCGAGACTGTCTTTGCCAGAGAAGTCCAGAaattgagagaagaaagaatcaAGCCTTTGGAGCAGTTGACCTTGGAACCTTACGAGAGAGACCACTGTGTTGTCGTCGGTCGTTACATTAGAAGcggtttgaagaagtaa